TTCGCTTCCATGGTAAAGCGATTAATAGCGTACTCAATTTTCTCTGGCGCATAATGATAAAAGTGACCAAAACCGCCACCTAAATAAGGAGCAGAGCCTTGTAGCCAAAATAGCCAGTTTAATACTTCGGTGCGTTGTGCTAACTCTGTGGGTAACAGCTGGCCAAATTTTTCCGCCAAATACAGTAAAATATTTCCTGACTCAAAGACTCGCAGTGGTGTCTCAGTCGAATAATCCACTAAGGCAGGAATTTTAGAGTTGGGATTAATATCGACAAAGCCGCTAGAAAATTGCTCACCTTCCCCAATATTAATTAAATGCGCATCATACTCGGCGCCCTGCTCGCCTAGCGCAAGCAGCTCTTCCAGCATAATGCTCACTTTCATGCCATTAGGCGTGCCTAATGAATAGAGCTGTAGCGGATGTTGCCCTCGAGGGAGGGTTTGCTCGTAGCGTGCACCTGAGTCGGGGCGATTTATTTGCGACCATTTACCGGCATCTTTTTCGGGTAAGGTCCACACTTTAGGTACTTGATATTCCTTACTCATGTTCAAGGCTCCTTAGTAATGGCAAAGGGAGAAAACTCCCTAGGATTAAGGTTATCCAAGTGGGGCTTGGCTTGCTAGCGCACAACCCATTTTTGCTCTGGCTGTTATGGGTCTGCAGGCGGTGTCACTGGCTAATGGCTTAAGACGAAAGCCCTCTTTTCCTGTTAGCCGCACTTGATATAAATATTGGTATTCTTCTTCTTTTGCTCCATGGCGATAAGGCGCCATCGCTAATTTATTGGCTCCACAGCGTGCAATAAGCACTTTTGTATTGCGCTCTTCTAGCACACTAACCACAGTGGTGCGAATTCGCTCACACGCCGTTTGGCTCACTGCCTCCGTCACCGATAAGCGCGGCTCACCCGCACCATTTAGGCTAATAATCATTAACGCTATCTTTAACACCGCTCACCCCTTAACTTACCGCT
This genomic window from Oceanisphaera avium contains:
- the yghU gene encoding glutathione-dependent disulfide-bond oxidoreductase codes for the protein MSKEYQVPKVWTLPEKDAGKWSQINRPDSGARYEQTLPRGQHPLQLYSLGTPNGMKVSIMLEELLALGEQGAEYDAHLINIGEGEQFSSGFVDINPNSKIPALVDYSTETPLRVFESGNILLYLAEKFGQLLPTELAQRTEVLNWLFWLQGSAPYLGGGFGHFYHYAPEKIEYAINRFTMEAKRQLDVLDKQLAKQPYIGGEDYSIVDIAIWTWYGCLVLGQAYDAAEFLDANSYEHVQRWANKIAQRPAVQRGRIVNRTEAQAGPSLAERHSATDIDAVLAKHSNG